The genomic interval CGACGCTGCCGACTTCATCTTCATTCTCAACGGCGAGACCAACGTCAACAGTATCATCCCGGAAAAGGACAACATCAAGATTATTGCTCGGGATAACACCTGCTTCGACCTTGGCGCGTACGGCGAGGTGCTCCGGAAGGGAGATCTCTACAAGAAGTACAAGCGATTCATCACCATGAACGCTAGTATCCGCGGTCCCTTCCTGCCTCACTGGGCGCAGTCGTGCTGGACTGACATGTACCTGGACCGCCTCACGGATGAAGTCAAGgtaagacgacgacgatgttCCGCAAGTCTAGTGACTGCTGCTAATATGGGTTGCTAGCTGGTCGGCATGACGGCAAACTGCTGGCCCCGATTCCACGTCCAGTCCATGATCTGGGCCACCGACAGCGTAGGCATCGATCTGCTCCTCAATCCCCCTCCGGGCTCCTCTGTCAAGGATGACTTCGGCACCGAGAACGACCCTGTCGGCCTGGGAGGCTGCTACGACGGCTGGAACCACGCCGTGCATGCAGAGATTGGTGCTACGGGCACCTTCTTGAAGCAAGGTTACAAGGTGGACCTGATGATGACGGCGTTCCAAAAGTCCAAGAATTACATTGAGGAGTGCGACACGTCGCAGAATGGTGATGTTCTTTGGAACGGCAAGTACTTTGGCACCAACGTGCACCCGTACGAGACGATCTTCATCAAGGCCAACCGCGACATTGACCCGACTTTGATTGAGCACTTGACGACCTGGCACCAAGCGTCCGGCTTTGACAGCTATGCCGCTTGCAAGTCGAGCTAGTAGTGGTTGAGTCATGTTTTGGATGTAGTGTTGGGCGCTCGGCGTTGACCATTTCTTCCATGTTTTGGAAATAAAAAGGATGAATGTGCACAATAGGCGCATGTGTCTGTCGAAAGAGCATAGTTGAAAACGAATGCATATTGGATATCACTTCAAACAATGACCTCAGTCAAAATTGAGCGGCATCGTGTTTCTGACTACTAATTGTAGCTCCAGGCTGCTCCAATATGGCTGACTTGCCTCCGTAACCTTCGCTGATCTTAGAAACCTGCTATCGCGTTGTCCGCTTCGACCAACAGCTACCGTTTCTTCTTGGCAACTTACAGACTATCATCAATTTGAGTTTGAAATCCCATCTATATGGGTACAGTGAGGCTGCCAAATTGGATCTCAGTCGGATATCGCTACGCAAACCCGCGGAACGCGCGGTGAACGTTCTTTGCTGAGATACATAAACTCTCAGGATAGCTTTCTTCGCAGGTGAAGGACATATCTCACCAGAGTCTTGCTAGCACACTTATCGAAAGGTGTCTCTTAACTTCAATCTGCCTCGACTATACATCTGCCTAGCCCTTCTTGAGCCAGCCCATCGAATCTGGAAACTACCATGATGCGACACTCAACGACATTGCTCGTCTCAGCActcgcagcagcagcaatagCAAAGGACTGCGCCTACTTCTGGTCCTACCCGAGCGGCACGTGGGACAAGTGGGCAATGGGCCGTCTCGACGAGGCCATTGGCATCTGCGCCGAGGACATAGGCGGCCGGGTGTACTACCCCGATCAGAACGTACAGAATGGCAATAACCCCGCGAACCGGTGTACTATCTGCCGCGACGCGAGAAGCAGTACCAAGGACTATGATATCGATAATGGCTACTTTCGTATCCGGTGCGGCACGTATGCTGAGGGAAGTTGTAGGGCGTAGAGGCCTGAGAGGTGAGTTGCCACAGTATGTGTCACGGGAATTGCTGCTTAGTATCctcgcttagtaaggagTTTTCAAGAAGAGCTGGTGGTTCTGAATGTTGAATGAAAGCACATTGAGATGAAAGATGAATTTGAAGGTGGCTGAAGGTCTGCTCTCGCAATGTCACTCGCATTCGTTCGGGCGCTTCGAGGACACTACATTCGTAAGATCGAACAAGATACACAGTATACCAGCGGCTTCTAACGCGATTTTTCAACTTTACAAATATCTTGCTGTGTCCTGGATGACTCGAAGATCATGAATGTATTCCAAGACGTCACCGTTATCTCGTATGGGAGATGAGTTCGTAAAAGTAATATGACTACGTAAGTAAGCTCACACTACAAATGCCATACCCAAGATGGTACCCAACTTGAGCCATTGAGACCCCAAAACCCTCCCATTTTACCTCAAAGCCCGTCTTCGTTCAATAATAGTCTCCTCTTGCATTGTAAGCCTTCCCGTCTTGCCCACAGGACAGCTCCTGTGCCGTGTTGAACCTCTTGCAGTCCTCGATCCAGCACATACGACCATACCCATTGGAAAACTCGGGATCCCGTCCGCTCTCCCATAGTAAGCCAATGAGGGCCGGATTAGTAGTTGGGTCGGTGACGACCAGCGAATACCTAGTGTTGTATGTGTTTTTGGAGTTTTGGTGGATTCACGATGTTTTTTGTGGTGGATATAAGTCGAGTTTTGTCGTTTGTGAGACTGCACCAAAAAAAGAGCAGTGCGGTTGCTGACTGTACACTTGCAGCTGCATGATGACTAAGAACCTACGTGCCTTACATTGCAGTCTGCAGGTGCCAGGCAGCCCTTTAAGAAACCCCTGTCGACCACCCGAGAGCTTGAACTTTGAATCTTGAGAGCATGGCCGGTAGCCGGAGCTAAACCCTATTAAGGAGGTCAATCGAACTTGGCCCCCGGGCTAGGCCGGCCGTCTCACTTTCGATCCTCCCCAATGGTCGCCAAGAGCCAGTCAGCAACCCGTCGTAAAGCCTGATGAGGCAATGGGGGCAATTGGGGGACCCAGCGACCATCTCCAGGCAGCCGCCAATTTCCCTGCCGTCATCCTGCTGCCCGTGCGGCTGTCGAGGTTCAGCGACGACTTTCGATGCAGGAACCAGGGTTTCTCGAGGTCGCCAATCGGTCCGGATTGGATGGATTGAATGGATTGGATGGATTGGACGAACACCCGCAGCTCGATGCCGTCAACCCTTGCGTTCTCTGGAAATAGACTTGAAAGACTCCCGCTATTTGGCGAAGCGATGCCGATGAAGTGAAGGACCAGGGGGCCTTTGGGTGAGGAGAGCTACCAAATACACTAAAGCTATTCTGCCCTCACGATCGACATTTGCATTAGCGTCCAGGCCCCAAGAAAAGAGCTGGTGCTACGGCATCGGGTGCTGCGCCCCTGGGATAATCTCGTTTTCCTTCCTCCTCACTCCATTGGCGAATCCTGGGGTTTACCGTTGCGGCCCGCAAGACTCGGGGAAGGCACCAAAAGCTTGTTAAGACGGCCGGTCTTCCCACACTTCTTTGTCTCTGTCTCTGCATCCCTCTCATCGCAAGCCTGACAATCCACCAAACATTGTCAACATGGTCCGTCTCAGTCTTTTGGCACTCGCTGCCACCACGCAGCTCGCCCACGCATGGCTGCCCAACGACGGCAGCAGGAAGCTCTTGGACACCCGCGGCTTCAGCCTCTTTGACAACCAAAACACCACATCCGATGACTCTGACGGCGTGAGCAAGCGCTGGTGGACGGCTTCCGGCAAGATCAGGGGCGTCAACCTGGGCTCCCTGTTCGTCTTTGAGCCATGGATCGCCAACAACGAGTGGAACAACATGGGCTGCGGTGGACAGCAGTCCGAGTTCGACTGCGTCATGAACACAGGCCAGGAGAGATCTGATGCCGCGTTCCAGAAACACTGGGATACGTGGATCACCGAGGGTGACTTGGATGAGATGATGTCCTATGGCATCAACACCATCCGTATTCCCGTGGGATACTGGCTGGATGAGTCGTTGGTTGACCAGAATTCTGAGCACTTCCCAAGGGTTTGTCCTCTTACGATCTATGGTGTGACTATGACTGACCGGATGTAGGGAGCTGTCAAGTACTTGATCCGGCTCTGCGGCTGGGCTAGTGACCGCGGATTCTACATCATCTTGGAGTATGTTCATTCACCCCATGAGACGCTTCCAAAGACTAACAACAAGAAGCCAGCACGGTGCCCCGGGTGCTCAAGTGGCGAAGAACTCGTTCACTGGTCAAGTAAGACACCCTGTTCCTAGACTTACAACCGTCGTCTAACCGCATCCAGTTCGCCAACACCCCTGGCTTCTACAATGACTACCAATACGGCCGGGCTGTCAAGTTCCTCGAGTTCCTGAGGAGGCTTGCCCACGACAACAAGGAGCTTCGCAACGTTGGTACGATCGAACTCGTAAACGAGCCCACCAACTGGGACTCTTCCGTGCAGTCTCTCCGCAGCACGTTCTACAAGAACGGCTACAATGTTGGTCACCAAAGTCTATACTTCGTCCTCCTCACTAACACCCTCAGGCCATCCGCAACGTCGAAAAGAGCCTCGGCGTCAGCGCCAACAACTACTTCCACATCCAGATGATGTCCTCGCTCTGGGGCTCCGGCAACCCAACCGAGTTCCTCGACGACACCTACTTCACCGCGTTTGACGACCACCGCTACCTGAAGTGGGCCAACAAGAACGACGTGCCTTGGACGCACGACAGCTACATCTCGACGTCGTGCAACGACAACCGCAATGGCGACGCCTCGGGTCCGACGATTGTCGGTGAGTGGAGCATCAGCCCGCCCGACGAGATTGAGAACTCGGACGACTGGAACCGCGACACGCAAAAGGACTTTTACAAGAAGTGGTTCGCTGCGCAAGTCCACGCCTACGAGAAGAACACCGCCGGCTGGGTGTTTTGGACGTGGAAGGCCCAGCTTGGTGATTACCGATGGTCCTACAGAGGTGAGTTTCCTTCATGGTGATTGATGATGTGTATGCTAACGAGGATGTAGACGGTGTTATTGCCGGAGTCATTCCCAGGGACCTGAACTCGATTGCCAGCTCGGGCGTCTGCGGTTAGAGGGCATCTCTGACTACATAGACGAGAAACGGAAGACTTGACGCATTGCGCATTCTCATTGTAGATATTTCCATACATAAGCATTTGAACGTGTAAATGACCCTCCTGACTCAACCTCGTATCGGAGTTCCACTGCATCTTGTCACAAAAGCAACGTAACCTGCGCGAACCCGCACAGCACACCCCATCATCGGCCCTTTCGGCATGCATGATTCCCTAACCAGGATGGCGGCGTTGGTGTCTCGTCCGCATCCAGTAAGGCCTCAACCCCCGCTAGTCTCCAGTCAGCAAACGGCCTCGAGATCAACCTTGCCAGCGTGCAGGATCAATGACAAAATGCCATCTACGTGGGAGATCATGCAGTGGAAGTTCATACTCTCCGGCCTGGGGTATGCTGATCCTGTCAAGCTGGAAGCGGCCCTTTTCTCGTATCTGTTGACTTTCGTCGCGACTATTTTCTCACCACCAAGTCACCCAAGTCAAAGAGTGAGCCAAGATGCCTAACCGGCCCGCCGGCACATCTGCGTTGGTTCCAACGTCATGTCTCACTTACACATGGGATTCAGCTCTGCCCTTACTAATCCCTCGCATGACTCTTAGGACTCGGGACAAGTTTGTGATCAAAGACATCAAAGTCTGAAGCGGATTTCCGCAATGTCTCGCATCACCATATTGAAAACACCCTGATATTACAAGGTTGCATCTGACATTTCAGCCTCGAAAAGCCCAACCCGTGCCACCGTCATCTATGACGTGCGTGTGGCGTCGTTCCGTCCCGCCTTGGGGAGCGCCATTTTGAACTCAATTCCCACGATGCAGGAAACGTGGGGTTCTTGTGAAGCTTCTTTTTTGAGGCAAACATCTTGCTTCCCTTCGAGCCCTGCCGTCCATAGTTCTAGACCACGTGTGCTCCTCTTTTCCGTTCATTTACTTCAGATTGACCCACGGCCGGAAACTTGGAAATCTGAACCCGCGTAAAGTTTGCGTGGCTTGGTGTGGGGTATCCTGCGCCGGGAAACTCAAGCGTCAACATCGTCAGTTCTGTGGGACTGCTTGGTATCGCTGTTCTGATAATGTGAGCAGTCACTGCCGGGGCGGAGTACACGGAGGGCTGACTGGAGTGACAGACCCGGTGCAACCCTATGAACAAACACAAGGACGATCAGAATCAGATGAAGCAGCTGTTTCCCCAGATTTCTCGCTTCACCGAGGACAGGAGCATCCTCCCTTACTGGCTCGTTTGCGCTAGCTCCGTGCCCATCAACGGAGCCGAATTGTGGGCGGTGATCGACACCACGTTACCAGTGCTCCTTTGAGACTTCCCTAGTTTGCTAGTTTGCGTCCATGTCACCCTAGAAAGTGACACCAACTTTACGATGCGGCTAAGGAGCTCGTGTATGTTTAGCGGGGTTCCGCCTTCCCCCGaccgcctctttttttttctcccctCCCGCCAGATCCTTCCGACATGATCATCCGTCATATGGAAAGAATGAGGGACAGCAGGGTTTCTCCGGGAAAGAAGGCTGGCTGAACCGGAAGCAGCAAGAAGGGTCGTCAGAGTTgtctctcttaatataaacCGCGCCACCCCGCTCTTCTACAACCTCATCTCATCCGTCCTTGGTTAGATCCCGCATCACCAAACGTCGTATCCAAACCTCAAGGTGTCCAACATCATTTCTCAAATCTTTCAAGGTACGTGCATAGTCTCCGACAATCACTGTCCCCTACTTCCCTTGCATTGGCCCATGAATTAGACCGGAGACGAATGTACTGACGCCTTCTACCAGTTGAGGTATAAAGACAGGGCTCGTCTCGTCTTCATCAGCATCATCATCAGCATCAGCAACTACTACTTCTTCACCATCAAAATCATCATCACCTTACCAACCATCAACATGAAGGCCGCCTACGCTATCGCCCTTCTGGGTGCCACTCTGGCTTCTGCCCAGTTCACCAACCAGACCAGACCCTTCTGGCTCAAGTTCACTCCCTGCACCGGCGGCTCCGGCGAGACCTACCTCGCCTCGTGCCACTCCGGCGCCGGCCAAGCTGGTCTCTGCCCCGAGACCACGGAGCCCGTCCAGGAAGCCAACCGTCCCACGACCCACACAAATTACTTCCTCAATGAGACCCAGTCTGACTACAATGGCCACCTCCTCGGCGCCCTGACCTGGAACCAGCCCATCGGCAACGGCGACCCAGTCTCCTCCGGCATGATGCTCAACCTGCAAATCGTTAGCAACGGCGCCATCCCCATCTTCTCCCCCGGCAACACCGCCCTCTTCACCCTCGGCTTTGACGAGAACGAGAAGCTCTTCATCTACTCTCGCGCGGACGACTCCAAGGCCGTTGCTGGCTCGCAAGCTCCCTACGTGGACGAGGCGTACTACCGCTGGCACGTCTGCTACACTTTTGTCGGCAACTACTACTACCGCTCCCTCGTCTGGATCACCGCCGGCCCGGCTTCCAACCCTACCTGCGAGGCTGTTGATGTCTATCGCGAATGGGCTTAAATCATGCATGGATAGAGCTCACTAGTGTGCGACTACGGCTGTGCGAAGGAGCCCGAGCTTCATGATCGGTCCTGCAACAATCACACGACAGCAACTCTGGTATTGTCTTTGGCCTGAGTTCCGACACGACTGATGATGGTGGCCTACCTCCTGGTTGATGGAGTACAACAAAAGTTTCAATAGCTAATCCTAATAAACTCTGTATTACAAACACTGGGTAGTTCCAACGCGTTGTTTAAAAGATGTCGGTTGCTGTACACGCCATGACTGCATCGTCACATTCTTACAATGGCCCAAGCATGAGGCTGGAAATTGGTTGTGTCTTCGTTATGATGTCTTGTTGTCATTTGTAGGTCGCATCATGTGAGATTCTCTCGGAGCTGGAACCCATCCAGGGAAAAGCCGAGATATGCCGAATCATAGCCATACGAGGAAGAACACGATAGCATGCGTGTATTTTGACTTTCTGAGGTCATCGGCCTCGATACCAGACCATCCATCTGATCTAATCGGTGGACCCCTGAAGGGATGTCCCTCAAGGATATCGTGCAGGGGTAGCCCCTGTTGGGCAATGACACCGACCTTGACGTCCTCTCTTGATCGAAAAAGAGAACGGCTAACCGTTTCTAGGCTTCTTCACGCTGAATGCTGCAGCGTACTGACGATCATATTCATTGAATTTCCTGCGGCACAGCATCAGGATAGTAGGGATCTAAAGTTCGTTGGCTTTAGTTTGATGTCAAGTTCTCTTTGTCAAATCCAGGTTAGGGGACGCTGTCACTTCGCGGAAATGACGAAGAcggagtagtagcgagaagAAAACAAATAAGGACAGACTCGCAGCAACAATCAAGAACTCCCGGGGAGATTGAATCCTTTACCAGGTTCATACCTACTTTAGGTAATCGAGTAAAACAAGCGGACTGCACAGCGTTGTGCCACACTAGCCACTTTACTCAGGCAACTATCTCACCTGTTGCTGATTGAAAAGACATACTTTCGAGCGAAATTTTCTGGCTTGGAAGTGCACTCTCCAAGAGCGTGACTAAGTGTCATGGAATATGCTGCTTTTGACTAGCACAGCGCAATGTTCAATTCAAACAAACGGAATATGTCGGAGACATAACTGTGTTTGGAAACGCAAAGGGAAGCTGGGCGACAGAAATGGATAACGCGGGGGTCAATGACCTTAGCAGGAATCGCATCGGCGAAAATATCCTCTGACACTTATAAGAGGCTTGAATGCTGCGCAGTCCTTGACAAGCCTCCCAGTTCATTAACACGGAAAACGAAATGAAACAGAGTAATGCTTTTTGGTATTGCTCTTTAGTGACTTCAATAACGTGACAAAAGTTCAAATTTTCGTGTACTCATGATTTCAAGAAACTCGTGAACATGGGAACCACCAGGGTCGATGTCTTCCAAAAACAACATACAAAGGAAATCTAAACGACATAGACAGACAAACCGCTTGCTCTACAGCGAAACATGTAATGGCCATTTTATCCGTAAGACGTCCATAGCTCCCTCGATTATCCAGGCCGAGAGATAAATGGATCCGAGGACTCCTAATCATGAGTTAGTTCGACATCGGTGTTCATAGTGATCGCGTACGCAGTTGCAGATTGTTGAGCGTGATCTCGCATTCTGACAAGGTATCGTCTTACTAAAAGGGCCCAGAAGGATTCCCATTCATGGAACCATACGCATTGTTGAAGTCTATAAACATGTAGAAGGAGTCGTCGAAGACCGGCGTGCCCGTGGCATTGGTGGTGGCAGTCGTGGGCGTATCGGTGCCATTTCCCCCAGCGCTATCCGAAGGCTGAACCAGAGCTGCGCAACCACAGGTGACCCGGTGGCGCCTCATGTTCGACTTGTGGTTCGGCAGAGATTTGCCGCATGTCATCTGAACGCTTGGGCTGTGCTTGGTGTCGACATGTCTCTTGAGATTATATGGATTCGAATAGGTTCTAGCGCAGCCGGGCGCTTCGCAACGTAGCTTTTCCTTCGTCCCTGCAGCAGGCATGGCGATATTGGCGTGTTGCTTTCACTGCGCTCGGAAGATGAGCTCTAGAGGCAGTGTATTTCGAATTGGACAATGAAGAGGGAGAATTGGAGTCGTTGCGCGTTTGCTCAGCTCGCAGAAGAACCCAGCTGAACGAACATCTTGCACCCGTTCTTATGTCCAAACAGATGAGGAGCACGATCCTCCTCATCGCTGTCCTCCGGATGTTGATAGAACTACAGAGGCGGTACGTATATGTTCCATGCTGGCTAGGCCTTGAACAGGGGGGGAGGAGGGTCAGGGGCCGTTGTGAGCGCTCACGTGGAAGTGGTGGGGTGCTACTGGCCCAGCTTCATCGGAAACGTCCCCGCCACGGTAAACATCCCACCCCTCGACAGAAAGTAAGGTACATACATACATAGGACGCGAAGACTGAAGTTCATCTATAGCGATCTGGGGGCCGGGGTTGCCGGGATCTACTGCACGTCCAAGGCCCCCTGGGAGAGCGTCTATGACTCACATCCCCTTCTGGGCGAAATGTTCTGGTACTTGGCCTGCCCATAGCTATTACCTTAGGAATTGAAGTATCTTCACGATTCGACAGGCCCAGCCTGCCTTGAGAACCCAACGACACGTTTACTCTGCACATATGGTTCCAATCAACTCG from Colletotrichum lupini chromosome 2, complete sequence carries:
- a CDS encoding endo-beta-1,6-glucanase → MVRLSLLALAATTQLAHAWLPNDGSRKLLDTRGFSLFDNQNTTSDDSDGVSKRWWTASGKIRGVNLGSLFVFEPWIANNEWNNMGCGGQQSEFDCVMNTGQERSDAAFQKHWDTWITEGDLDEMMSYGINTIRIPVGYWLDESLVDQNSEHFPRGAVKYLIRLCGWASDRGFYIILDQHGAPGAQVAKNSFTGQFANTPGFYNDYQYGRAVKFLEFLRRLAHDNKELRNVGTIELVNEPTNWDSSVQSLRSTFYKNGYNAIRNVEKSLGVSANNYFHIQMMSSLWGSGNPTEFLDDTYFTAFDDHRYLKWANKNDVPWTHDSYISTSCNDNRNGDASGPTIVGEWSISPPDEIENSDDWNRDTQKDFYKKWFAAQVHAYEKNTAGWVFWTWKAQLGDYRWSYRDGVIAGVIPRDLNSIASSGVCG